From the genome of Rhodobacteraceae bacterium Araon29, one region includes:
- the queG gene encoding tRNA epoxyqueuosine(34) reductase QueG: MQQLKADLEFKAREEGFDDLRICRPWEVPDVPEQLEAFLQKGYHGQMHWLAERRAWRGDPSQLWPEAKSVIMLAENYAPQDNPMTVIGQSDCGAISVYARGKDYHDLVKKRLKRVARWLLSEAGGEVKVFVDTAPVPEKPLAQAAGLGWQGKHTNLVSRTLGNWFFIGSIFTTLELPADTAEIDHCGSCTACLMACPTDAFPKPYQLDARRCISYLTIEHKGPVVPELRPKLGNRIYGCDDCLAVCPWNKFAQSARELRYQARDDLAAPKLRDLVALTDAAFREKFSGSPIKRIGRDRFVRNVLYAIGNSKDPSLISAARALCGDPDTTVADAANWAVVQLTASS; the protein is encoded by the coding sequence ATGCAGCAGTTGAAAGCAGACTTGGAATTCAAGGCCCGCGAAGAAGGCTTTGACGATCTGCGCATCTGCCGCCCTTGGGAGGTGCCAGATGTGCCAGAGCAGTTAGAGGCTTTTTTGCAAAAAGGCTATCATGGGCAAATGCACTGGCTGGCGGAGCGCCGCGCCTGGCGCGGAGATCCCAGCCAATTATGGCCAGAGGCCAAATCGGTGATTATGCTGGCCGAGAATTATGCGCCGCAAGACAATCCAATGACGGTGATCGGGCAAAGTGACTGCGGCGCCATATCGGTTTATGCGCGCGGCAAAGATTATCATGATTTGGTGAAAAAAAGGCTTAAACGGGTAGCGCGCTGGCTACTTTCGGAGGCCGGCGGCGAGGTAAAAGTATTTGTTGATACTGCGCCCGTGCCAGAAAAACCGCTGGCCCAGGCTGCAGGACTGGGCTGGCAGGGCAAGCACACCAATTTGGTAAGCCGAACTTTGGGAAACTGGTTCTTTATCGGATCGATCTTCACCACTTTGGAGTTGCCGGCTGATACGGCTGAGATTGATCACTGTGGGTCTTGCACAGCCTGTTTGATGGCCTGTCCGACTGATGCATTTCCAAAGCCTTATCAGTTGGACGCGCGACGCTGTATTTCCTATCTGACGATTGAGCATAAAGGCCCGGTGGTGCCAGAATTGCGCCCAAAGCTGGGCAACCGAATTTATGGCTGTGATGATTGCCTTGCGGTCTGTCCATGGAATAAGTTCGCGCAAAGCGCCCGTGAATTGCGCTATCAGGCCCGTGATGATTTGGCGGCCCCCAAACTTAGAGACCTGGTGGCTTTAACAGATGCTGCATTTCGCGAAAAATTCTCGGGAAGCCCGATCAAGCGCATTGGCCGCGATAGATTTGTGCGCAATGTGCTTTACGCCATTGGCAATTCAAAAGACCCGAGCCTGATTTCAGCAGCGCGCGCATTATGCGGCGATCCCGATACGACTGTGGCGGATGCGGCGAACTGGGCTGTGGTACAATTAACCGCATCGTCCTAG
- a CDS encoding mechanosensitive ion channel — protein MTEVISWKDLFPTQPLIDFSMNLLAAILVIIFTLFVSRLIKSWIARLGFKYSQLDDTLFVFLSKFAQIVVLLVGATFVLNSFGVQTTSIVALLGAAGLAIGLALQGTLSNFAAGIMLVIFRPFKRGDFVAVSGQSGTVREISIFTTELASLDNLQLIIPNSQVWGSPITNYSVYDKRRLDLTFGVAYDSDLTRVQAALEKIIAAEDRAHQDPQPLISVSALNQSSVDFLVRVWCDAADYLSLKFDLTRQVKETFDAEGIEIPFPTTTILTSKD, from the coding sequence ATGACCGAAGTAATATCTTGGAAAGATTTATTTCCGACCCAGCCTTTGATCGATTTCTCGATGAACTTGTTGGCGGCAATATTAGTCATAATTTTCACACTTTTTGTGTCTCGGTTGATCAAATCTTGGATTGCGCGTTTGGGTTTTAAATATAGCCAACTTGATGACACACTTTTTGTGTTCTTAAGCAAGTTTGCTCAGATTGTGGTCTTGCTGGTTGGGGCTACTTTTGTCCTGAACAGTTTTGGTGTTCAAACCACATCTATCGTTGCGCTTTTGGGCGCTGCGGGGTTGGCCATTGGTTTGGCCCTGCAGGGAACTTTGTCGAATTTTGCGGCAGGCATCATGCTGGTCATATTCCGGCCGTTCAAGCGCGGTGATTTTGTTGCGGTGTCTGGTCAATCTGGCACAGTGCGAGAGATATCTATATTTACAACGGAACTGGCCTCACTGGACAATCTTCAACTGATCATTCCAAACAGTCAGGTTTGGGGATCACCAATTACCAATTATTCAGTTTATGACAAGCGCCGCCTGGATTTGACCTTTGGCGTTGCCTATGACAGCGATTTGACAAGGGTGCAGGCGGCGCTGGAAAAAATTATCGCTGCAGAGGACCGTGCGCATCAAGATCCACAGCCTTTGATTAGCGTGAGCGCGCTTAATCAAAGTTCGGTGGATTTTCTGGTTCGGGTGTGGTGTGATGCGGCAGATTATTTAAGTCTAAAGTTTGATTTAACGCGGCAGGTTAAAGAAACGTTTGATGCAGAAGGAATTGAAATCCCGTTTCCGACGACCACAATCTTAACGTCAAAAGATTAA
- a CDS encoding arylesterase, whose protein sequence is MRLKPCLKKCLTIPYGVLRHISKSAVVIFLLICQPVFAERPTILALGDSLTQGYGLAHDDGFVPQLMQWLADNDTPALIINAGVSGDTTAGGLARVEWSLTEDIDAMIVALGSNDMLRGIAPEDSYSNIESILKIGRQRGLRLMIIGVRAPGNFGPTYKTKFNAIFPKLAKTYDAEYVEHFFESLIDPTEPNQPLLRYFQNDRMHPNKQGVSKVVQTIGPVVQKLISGY, encoded by the coding sequence ATGCGCTTAAAACCTTGTCTTAAAAAATGCCTCACAATTCCATATGGGGTTTTGCGGCACATCAGCAAGTCGGCTGTGGTAATCTTTTTGTTAATCTGCCAACCGGTATTTGCAGAGCGACCAACAATTTTGGCACTGGGTGATAGTTTGACCCAAGGCTATGGGCTTGCGCACGATGATGGGTTCGTGCCGCAATTGATGCAATGGCTTGCTGATAACGATACTCCGGCGCTTATCATCAACGCCGGTGTATCAGGAGATACCACAGCAGGAGGGTTAGCCCGTGTTGAATGGTCTCTCACCGAGGATATTGATGCGATGATCGTTGCGCTGGGCAGCAATGATATGCTGCGCGGGATCGCTCCGGAGGACAGCTATAGTAATATTGAAAGCATTCTGAAAATCGGTCGGCAACGCGGACTGAGATTGATGATCATAGGGGTGCGCGCACCTGGAAATTTCGGACCAACTTACAAGACGAAATTCAATGCGATCTTTCCGAAACTGGCAAAAACTTATGATGCTGAGTATGTAGAACACTTTTTTGAAAGTCTGATAGATCCTACGGAACCAAACCAACCGCTCTTACGATATTTTCAAAATGATCGGATGCATCCTAATAAACAGGGCGTAAGCAAGGTTGTTCAAACAATCGGGCCTGTTGTACAGAAATTAATTTCTGGATATTAG
- a CDS encoding FtsX-like permease family protein — protein sequence MSFMLAARFARRELRAGLSGFRILIACLALGVAAIAAVGSVRSALVAGLSSEGPTLLGGDAEAEFTYRFAEPSERSWLDSISQEVSEVVDFRSMIVVERGQGQDYSLTQIKAVDTAYPLMGRVILEDNVNFGDALARKNGTDGLVLERVLADRLGLELGDILMIGIKSFRLGGILQSAPDSASDGFGLGPRTIVYKSSLEGAGLLEPGTLFSTKYRLKLIDGIDLETLSLDAKNRFENTGLRWRDARNAAPGISEFVDRLAIFLILVGLAGLAVGGIGVSSAVRSYLATKTTVIATLRSLGATNAVIFQTYFLQIAALSCLGIILGLALGSGIPLIFAPLIEAALPFPIRIELFVQPLIEASTYGMLTASIFALWPLAQAENIGAATLFRDIVDQARTLPNRRYLVITAILLALLLASASWFTGALKLTLWMGIGILSALSLLSFSAFLLQKAARKSAPLARGHAVWHWALTAIGGTKGDAAPVVLALGLGLSVLAAVGQIDGNLRSAIVRDLPQVAPSYFFVDIQKSQMPEFREILASESGVSQVDEAPMLRGIITKINGENAKIVAGDHWVLQGDRGVTYSETPRNSADITEGSWWPKGYNGPPQISFSAQAGAEMGLKLGDEMTVNIMGRDITGTITSFRTVEFSTAGIGFVLAMNPSALDAAPHSFIATVYADSASEAQILRSLASVFPNITAIPVRDVIGRVVVLLGSIAAATSYGAAAALVTGFLVLIGAASSGAGARRYEAAILKTLGASRRSILISFALRAMILGAAAGLVALGVGAVGGWAVCSYVLDTDFAVIWPNALAIVGLGILANILAGLAFALGALNAAPAQVLRNQD from the coding sequence ATGAGTTTTATGCTTGCAGCGCGGTTTGCACGCCGCGAATTGCGCGCAGGGCTATCGGGGTTTCGAATTCTCATCGCCTGTCTTGCGCTTGGCGTGGCGGCAATAGCTGCTGTTGGCTCGGTGCGCAGCGCGCTTGTTGCAGGGTTAAGCTCTGAAGGTCCAACCTTGCTAGGCGGGGATGCAGAGGCCGAGTTTACATATCGGTTTGCTGAGCCAAGCGAGCGTTCTTGGTTAGACAGTATATCACAAGAGGTTTCAGAGGTGGTTGATTTCCGCTCGATGATTGTGGTCGAACGCGGGCAAGGACAGGACTATAGCCTGACACAGATCAAAGCGGTTGATACGGCCTATCCACTGATGGGCCGCGTGATCCTTGAAGATAATGTAAATTTTGGTGATGCTTTGGCGCGCAAAAATGGAACGGATGGCTTAGTTTTAGAGCGGGTACTGGCGGATCGTTTGGGATTAGAGCTTGGTGATATATTAATGATCGGGATCAAGTCGTTTCGTCTGGGCGGCATTTTGCAATCCGCGCCAGATAGCGCCAGCGACGGCTTTGGTCTTGGGCCTCGTACCATTGTTTATAAATCATCGCTTGAGGGCGCAGGCCTGTTAGAGCCGGGCACATTATTTAGCACTAAATACCGGTTGAAGCTGATAGATGGTATTGATCTTGAAACCCTGTCTCTAGATGCGAAAAATCGGTTCGAAAACACCGGGCTTCGGTGGCGGGATGCGCGAAATGCGGCACCCGGTATTTCCGAATTTGTTGATCGTTTAGCGATTTTCTTAATCCTTGTCGGGCTGGCGGGTTTGGCGGTGGGCGGCATAGGGGTGTCGTCAGCTGTGCGAAGTTATCTCGCGACCAAAACGACGGTAATTGCCACATTGCGAAGTCTTGGCGCAACCAATGCGGTGATTTTCCAAACCTATTTTTTGCAGATTGCGGCACTATCCTGTCTTGGGATTATACTTGGATTGGCGCTCGGCAGTGGGATACCGTTGATATTTGCGCCCCTGATTGAAGCAGCTCTGCCGTTTCCGATCCGAATAGAACTGTTTGTTCAGCCCCTGATTGAAGCTTCTACTTATGGAATGCTCACAGCGTCAATCTTTGCGCTATGGCCCTTGGCGCAAGCGGAAAATATTGGTGCTGCCACCTTGTTTCGAGATATCGTTGATCAGGCAAGGACACTTCCAAATCGAAGGTATTTGGTGATCACGGCCATACTGCTGGCATTGCTTTTGGCTTCTGCCAGTTGGTTTACCGGCGCATTGAAACTAACGCTTTGGATGGGGATTGGTATTTTATCCGCCCTCAGTTTATTGAGCTTTAGCGCTTTTTTGTTGCAAAAGGCGGCCCGAAAGAGCGCGCCGCTCGCGCGCGGTCATGCCGTATGGCATTGGGCACTCACAGCCATTGGCGGCACCAAAGGTGATGCAGCGCCAGTGGTTTTAGCCTTGGGGCTTGGGCTTTCGGTCTTGGCAGCGGTGGGCCAGATTGACGGAAATTTAAGATCGGCCATCGTCCGGGATTTGCCACAAGTAGCGCCCTCCTATTTCTTTGTGGATATTCAAAAATCCCAAATGCCCGAATTTCGGGAAATTTTGGCAAGTGAAAGTGGCGTAAGTCAGGTCGACGAGGCTCCGATGCTGCGAGGTATAATTACAAAAATTAATGGTGAAAACGCGAAGATCGTTGCGGGCGATCACTGGGTGCTTCAAGGCGATAGAGGCGTTACCTATTCTGAAACGCCGCGAAACAGCGCGGACATCACAGAAGGATCATGGTGGCCCAAAGGGTATAATGGGCCACCTCAGATAAGTTTCTCTGCCCAAGCCGGTGCGGAAATGGGTCTAAAACTTGGGGATGAGATGACAGTGAATATTATGGGACGCGATATCACCGGCACCATCACGAGCTTTAGAACTGTTGAGTTTTCGACGGCGGGTATTGGATTTGTACTTGCCATGAATCCCTCTGCACTGGACGCTGCGCCCCATTCCTTCATTGCGACTGTTTATGCAGACAGCGCCTCTGAAGCCCAGATTCTACGTAGCCTTGCGTCCGTGTTTCCAAACATTACAGCGATCCCGGTGCGGGATGTCATAGGTCGGGTGGTTGTGCTGCTTGGATCCATTGCCGCCGCAACCTCTTATGGCGCTGCGGCGGCTCTTGTGACAGGATTTTTGGTATTGATTGGCGCGGCCTCTTCGGGGGCAGGAGCGCGCCGTTATGAAGCAGCTATATTGAAAACCCTTGGGGCAAGCCGCAGAAGCATTCTGATTAGCTTTGCTCTGCGGGCAATGATTTTAGGGGCAGCAGCTGGGCTCGTTGCGCTTGGCGTTGGCGCGGTAGGCGGCTGGGCGGTTTGCAGCTATGTTCTGGACACCGATTTTGCAGTGATATGGCCAAATGCTTTGGCTATTGTAGGCCTCGGCATTTTGGCAAATATTCTGGCCGGGCTTGCCTTTGCGCTCGGCGCTTTGAACGCTGCGCCAGCCCAAGTTTTGCGAAACCAGGACTAG
- a CDS encoding aspartate aminotransferase family protein: protein MNWDEYAAWGKKISDWGAAYHKNLRDRPVRAQVAPGDTAKLLESSAPETGGDMGTILEDFERVVMPGMTHWQHPRFFAYFPSNATPPTILADFLVSTMAVQCMLWQTSPAATEMETRMMEWLRQAIGLPSTFAGVIQDSASSATLAAVLTMRERSLRWDGNENGLSQHPKLRIYCSGEAHSSIDRAAWVAGIGSDNIVHIPVTGAHRSMDSQSLRQTIKNDLEAGYLPIGVIACTGATGMGACDDITSVIEVAQNFDLYVHVDAAWAGSAMICPEFRYLWEGVEKADSVVFNPHKWLGVQFDCSAHFLKNPEDLVRTLAIQPEYLKTHGQEGLINYSEWSIPLGRRFRALKIWFLLRSYGLDELRNRIRNHIKWANDIADQLRATPGFEIVTEPILSLFTFRYLPKGSSDLDEINQALVDRINNDGRIYLTQTNIDGAKVIRFQVGQFDTTQEDVQTAYHVICDMARQFDP, encoded by the coding sequence ATGAATTGGGATGAGTATGCCGCATGGGGCAAGAAAATATCGGACTGGGGCGCCGCTTATCATAAAAACCTTCGTGACCGTCCCGTCCGAGCGCAGGTGGCGCCCGGTGATACGGCAAAATTGCTTGAGTCATCTGCGCCTGAAACTGGCGGAGATATGGGCACTATTCTAGAAGATTTTGAGCGTGTGGTAATGCCCGGTATGACCCATTGGCAACACCCTCGCTTTTTTGCCTATTTCCCGTCAAACGCAACGCCGCCTACAATATTAGCTGATTTTCTGGTGTCCACCATGGCGGTGCAATGTATGCTTTGGCAAACCTCTCCTGCGGCCACGGAAATGGAAACGCGTATGATGGAGTGGCTGCGTCAGGCTATTGGGTTGCCCAGCACTTTTGCCGGGGTGATCCAAGACAGCGCCTCTTCTGCCACGCTGGCCGCAGTTTTGACCATGCGCGAGCGGTCCTTGCGGTGGGATGGTAATGAAAACGGCTTATCGCAGCACCCGAAGTTGCGGATCTATTGCTCGGGTGAGGCCCATAGTTCGATTGATCGGGCCGCATGGGTGGCGGGCATCGGCAGTGATAATATCGTGCATATACCGGTCACCGGTGCGCATCGCTCAATGGACTCTCAAAGCTTGCGGCAAACGATTAAAAATGATTTAGAAGCCGGCTATTTACCAATAGGAGTGATTGCCTGTACCGGAGCCACTGGCATGGGCGCCTGCGATGATATTACCTCTGTGATTGAGGTTGCTCAAAACTTTGATCTTTATGTTCATGTGGATGCGGCTTGGGCCGGGTCGGCCATGATCTGCCCAGAATTTAGATACCTTTGGGAAGGTGTAGAAAAGGCAGACAGCGTTGTTTTCAATCCACATAAATGGTTGGGAGTTCAATTTGACTGTTCTGCGCATTTTTTGAAGAACCCCGAGGATCTGGTGCGCACTTTGGCAATACAGCCCGAATATCTTAAAACCCACGGTCAAGAAGGCTTAATAAACTACTCTGAATGGTCGATCCCGTTGGGTCGCAGATTTCGGGCTTTAAAGATTTGGTTTTTGTTGCGCAGCTATGGTTTGGATGAATTGCGAAACCGTATTCGCAACCATATCAAATGGGCCAATGACATTGCCGATCAATTGCGCGCCACACCGGGGTTTGAAATTGTGACCGAGCCTATACTATCGCTCTTTACCTTTCGATATTTGCCAAAAGGGTCAAGCGATCTGGATGAAATAAATCAAGCTTTGGTGGATCGAATTAATAACGATGGCCGGATATACCTGACACAAACCAATATTGACGGGGCAAAGGTCATTCGCTTTCAAGTTGGCCAATTTGATACCACGCAAGAGGACGTGCAAACAGCCTATCATGTGATCTGTGACATGGCGCGGCAATTTGATCCATAA
- the maf gene encoding septum formation protein Maf, translating to MKLILGSASPRRLELLAQIGVVPDEICPPDIDETPQSNEVPRHYCSRISQAKVVAVPSAADDLVLCGDTTVSLGRRILGKPETPEQAAEFLQALSGRRHRVITSIALRKGDKIWQRDVVSAVRFKRLSQSDIHSYLNTGDWQGKAGGYAIQGPASAFIPWISGSFSAIVGLPLAETATLLQSAGYPILQAGT from the coding sequence TTGAAACTTATTCTGGGATCTGCAAGTCCGCGCCGCCTTGAACTTTTGGCGCAGATCGGTGTTGTTCCGGATGAAATATGTCCGCCGGATATTGATGAAACGCCGCAGTCCAACGAAGTGCCGCGTCACTATTGCAGCCGCATTTCGCAGGCCAAAGTCGTAGCGGTGCCGAGCGCCGCTGATGATTTGGTGCTGTGCGGCGATACAACCGTATCACTGGGCCGCCGGATTTTGGGCAAGCCAGAAACGCCTGAGCAGGCGGCGGAATTTTTACAAGCGCTGTCTGGGCGACGCCACCGGGTTATTACTTCAATCGCTTTGCGAAAAGGTGATAAGATATGGCAGCGTGATGTGGTGAGTGCCGTACGTTTTAAACGTCTGTCCCAAAGCGACATTCACAGCTATCTCAACACCGGCGATTGGCAGGGAAAAGCTGGAGGCTATGCAATTCAAGGACCTGCGTCAGCATTTATCCCATGGATAAGCGGATCATTTAGTGCCATTGTTGGGCTGCCTTTGGCAGAAACAGCGACCCTGTTGCAATCCGCAGGTTACCCAATTTTGCAGGCTGGCACATGA
- a CDS encoding cold-shock protein, whose translation MANGTVKWFNTTKGYGFIAPEGGSKDVFVHISAVERSGLTGLADDQKVTFDIEPGRDGRESAVNIALA comes from the coding sequence ATGGCAAATGGGACAGTAAAGTGGTTCAACACCACAAAAGGCTATGGATTTATCGCACCTGAAGGCGGTAGCAAAGACGTTTTTGTGCACATTTCAGCAGTTGAACGCTCTGGACTTACAGGCCTTGCAGATGATCAAAAAGTTACTTTTGACATCGAACCAGGCCGTGATGGCCGCGAATCAGCTGTGAATATCGCACTGGCTTAA
- the infA gene encoding translation initiation factor IF-1 — protein MAKEDTLEFPGVVKELLPNATFRVELENGHEIIAHTAGKMRKNRIRVLAGDKVQVEMTPYDLTKGRINYRFK, from the coding sequence ATGGCCAAGGAAGATACGCTCGAATTCCCCGGTGTCGTCAAGGAACTCCTGCCTAATGCGACATTTCGGGTCGAGTTGGAAAACGGCCATGAGATTATCGCGCACACGGCAGGAAAAATGCGCAAAAACCGGATCCGCGTTCTGGCAGGTGATAAGGTACAGGTTGAAATGACGCCTTATGATCTTACCAAAGGACGCATCAACTATCGGTTCAAATAA
- a CDS encoding ATP-binding cassette domain-containing protein, with the protein MALPAVQMTDVSLSLQSNAGSVNILKNISLKVDQGESIGLVGPSGSGKSSLLMIMGGLEKASAGKLQVLGNDFGRMNEDDLARFRRAHMGIVFQSFHLIPTMTALENIAAPLELAGINDAMNRAKHELVAVGLEHRAKHFPAQMSGGEQQRTALARAAVMRPDILLADEPTGNLDAQSGEAIIDLLFGLRDKYGSTLILVTHAPDLAARCDRMVQLRDGEVIPAHGGAA; encoded by the coding sequence ATGGCACTTCCTGCTGTTCAGATGACAGATGTATCTTTATCTCTGCAAAGCAATGCCGGTTCTGTAAATATATTAAAAAATATATCACTAAAGGTTGATCAAGGTGAAAGTATTGGCTTGGTGGGACCGTCCGGCTCTGGCAAGTCTTCTCTTTTGATGATCATGGGCGGGCTTGAAAAAGCCAGCGCTGGCAAACTGCAGGTTCTAGGCAATGATTTTGGCCGGATGAACGAAGATGATCTTGCACGCTTTCGGCGCGCGCATATGGGCATTGTTTTTCAGTCTTTTCACCTGATACCAACCATGACCGCTTTGGAAAATATTGCCGCCCCGCTTGAGCTTGCCGGGATAAACGATGCAATGAACCGGGCCAAGCACGAGCTTGTAGCGGTTGGACTTGAGCACCGCGCCAAGCACTTTCCGGCCCAAATGTCTGGCGGTGAACAGCAGCGTACTGCTCTGGCACGTGCCGCTGTGATGCGGCCTGATATTCTATTGGCCGATGAACCGACCGGCAATTTGGATGCCCAAAGCGGCGAAGCCATCATTGATTTACTGTTTGGACTTCGCGATAAATACGGGTCGACCCTGATTTTGGTTACCCATGCCCCCGATCTTGCTGCGCGCTGCGATCGGATGGTTCAACTGCGGGATGGCGAAGTTATACCCGCCCATGGTGGAGCGGCATGA
- the hemP gene encoding hemin uptake protein HemP, whose translation MNTIIQPSDMPKPSPVANELPTYDARKLLGNGILGRLVLDDQLYFLRITRAGKLILTK comes from the coding sequence ATGAACACAATAATTCAACCAAGTGACATGCCAAAACCATCACCAGTAGCCAATGAGTTGCCTACCTATGATGCACGTAAGCTTCTTGGTAACGGAATTCTGGGACGACTTGTGTTGGATGACCAGCTATACTTTTTACGCATCACACGTGCTGGCAAGCTGATTTTGACAAAATGA
- a CDS encoding ribonuclease G produces the protein MKGTSIFLDQLGGRPAAALVTDGQLQDLLVDTDAPGPGTIYRAQVDRPIKGQGGVFLNTPDGPGFLRHVKGLSPKQTLLVQVTGYAEPGKAIPVTSKLLFKSRYVIVTPTAPGLNISRSIRDEDRRDALLQLIHETLGPLAYGMILRSSCAEADSDDITDDARAVLKLVSQVLEDDAQQVAVLLNADGAHEQAWRDWSAPAQIETEAGCFADHGVLDQIDALKSADVSIHGGSYSIEPTRAFVAVDVNTGKDGSPAAGLKANIAMARDLPRQLRLRGLGGQLVIDPAPMPKKDRRQLETVFRAALRSDTVETNFVGWTTLGLIELQRARSRAPLQIEP, from the coding sequence ATGAAGGGCACATCTATATTTCTTGATCAACTGGGTGGTCGGCCAGCCGCAGCACTGGTCACAGATGGTCAATTGCAAGATTTGCTGGTCGACACCGATGCGCCCGGCCCCGGCACAATTTATCGTGCGCAGGTTGATCGCCCGATCAAAGGCCAGGGGGGCGTTTTTTTAAACACACCCGATGGGCCCGGGTTTTTGCGTCACGTAAAAGGGCTTTCGCCAAAACAGACGCTTTTGGTACAGGTGACAGGCTATGCAGAACCCGGCAAAGCCATTCCTGTGACCAGCAAGCTTTTGTTCAAAAGCCGCTATGTGATTGTCACCCCCACTGCCCCCGGGCTAAATATCTCGCGCAGTATTCGCGACGAAGATCGGCGCGATGCTCTTTTGCAGCTGATCCATGAAACCTTGGGCCCGCTGGCCTACGGGATGATCCTAAGGTCATCTTGCGCCGAGGCAGATTCAGACGACATTACCGATGATGCACGCGCTGTTTTGAAGTTGGTAAGCCAGGTTCTTGAAGATGATGCGCAGCAGGTTGCGGTATTGCTGAATGCGGATGGGGCGCATGAGCAAGCCTGGCGTGATTGGAGCGCGCCGGCACAGATTGAAACTGAAGCGGGCTGTTTTGCGGACCATGGGGTATTGGACCAGATCGACGCGCTCAAAAGCGCGGATGTTTCAATTCATGGCGGGTCTTATTCAATTGAACCGACCCGCGCGTTTGTTGCGGTTGATGTCAATACGGGAAAAGATGGCTCGCCCGCAGCTGGGCTAAAGGCCAATATCGCAATGGCCCGCGATCTGCCGCGTCAATTACGGCTAAGAGGTTTGGGTGGTCAGCTCGTCATTGACCCTGCACCAATGCCAAAAAAAGACCGGCGGCAATTGGAAACTGTGTTTCGTGCAGCGCTGCGCAGCGATACCGTCGAAACCAACTTTGTAGGCTGGACCACGCTGGGCTTGATTGAGTTGCAGCGCGCGCGCTCCCGTGCGCCTTTGCAGATCGAACCCTAG
- a CDS encoding glutathione S-transferase family protein: MLRLYHSPLSPFCRKVRLCLAEKRVEAELVEEKYWERSADFLRRNPAGKVPILRIEGKAFTESTAICEYLEDIHPDPELIPKAPEERYEVRRLVAWFDDKFHQEVTSKLLYERVIKKISGQGFPDSKNVKQGARSIKFHISYMEWLLERRRWLAGEEMSLADFAAAAHFSALDYISDVDWTRSHVVKDWYAKIKSRPAFRSILADQVSGFPPPLHYNDLDF; this comes from the coding sequence ATGCTGCGCTTGTATCACTCTCCTTTATCGCCCTTTTGCCGAAAGGTGCGGCTTTGTCTTGCTGAAAAGCGGGTGGAAGCGGAACTTGTTGAGGAAAAATACTGGGAAAGATCTGCTGACTTTTTGCGCCGAAATCCTGCAGGCAAAGTCCCTATTTTAAGAATTGAAGGCAAAGCCTTCACTGAGAGCACGGCGATTTGCGAATATCTTGAAGATATTCATCCAGACCCAGAGCTTATTCCAAAGGCCCCAGAAGAGCGATACGAAGTGCGCCGCTTGGTGGCTTGGTTTGATGATAAGTTTCATCAAGAAGTAACTTCAAAATTGCTCTATGAGCGGGTTATCAAGAAAATATCCGGACAGGGGTTTCCTGATAGCAAAAATGTCAAACAGGGCGCTCGCAGTATCAAATTTCATATTAGCTATATGGAATGGTTGCTGGAGCGCCGGCGCTGGCTTGCGGGTGAGGAAATGAGTTTAGCCGATTTTGCGGCGGCGGCGCATTTTTCCGCGTTGGATTATATCTCGGATGTCGACTGGACGCGGTCACATGTGGTCAAAGACTGGTATGCAAAGATAAAATCGCGCCCAGCGTTTCGCAGTATCTTGGCGGATCAGGTGTCAGGGTTTCCTCCGCCGCTGCATTACAATGATCTGGATTTTTGA